From a region of the Ignisphaera sp. genome:
- a CDS encoding TrpB-like pyridoxal phosphate-dependent enzyme, which translates to MELNPVRSIQSDDITPKYWYNIVPDLPEPLPPMIKPDGSVVEQKDLEVLFPKSLVLQEFSVDTFIPIPEDLRQLYLEIGRPTPLLRAYRLERYLDTPAKIYFKYEGVMPTGSHKVNTALAQAYYNKLEGIERLTTETGAGQWGSALALAGVIFGLKIRIYMVRASYEQKPYRRILMQLYGAEVVPSPSPYTNSGRAILEQNPNHPGSLGIAISEAIEDAVTTPKTKYSLGSVLNHVLMHQTVIGLEALKQLELMGEELPDYVIGCVGGGSNFAGLAYPFYYDAVVRGKKRDIKFIAVEPKAVPSMTRGIYTYDYGDTARLTPLIKMYTVGHKYIPPPIHAGGLRYHGAAPTLALLVKNKVVTPIAYHQTEVFEAAKIFAQVEGIVPAPESAHAVKSVIDVALEAKKKNEKIVILFNMSGHGLLDLTGYQEYLEGKLKDYEPKEIDLTYIPKL; encoded by the coding sequence ATGGAGTTAAATCCTGTTAGATCTATTCAATCAGATGATATAACACCAAAATACTGGTACAATATTGTTCCCGATCTCCCTGAACCATTACCGCCAATGATTAAACCAGATGGATCAGTGGTTGAGCAAAAAGATCTAGAGGTGTTATTCCCTAAATCGCTAGTGCTACAGGAATTCTCTGTAGACACATTTATCCCCATTCCTGAAGATCTGCGTCAACTCTATCTAGAGATCGGTAGACCTACACCACTGTTGAGAGCCTACAGACTTGAGAGATATCTGGATACACCAGCTAAGATATACTTTAAATATGAAGGTGTCATGCCTACAGGTTCCCACAAAGTTAATACAGCTCTAGCTCAAGCTTATTACAATAAACTCGAAGGTATTGAGAGACTTACGACAGAAACTGGTGCAGGTCAATGGGGTTCTGCTCTAGCTTTAGCTGGTGTGATATTCGGACTCAAGATCAGGATATATATGGTTCGTGCAAGCTATGAACAGAAACCCTATAGAAGGATACTTATGCAACTATATGGAGCAGAAGTAGTTCCTAGCCCCAGCCCCTATACTAATTCTGGTAGAGCTATTCTTGAGCAGAATCCGAATCATCCAGGATCTCTAGGTATAGCCATAAGTGAGGCTATAGAGGATGCGGTAACCACTCCAAAAACTAAGTATAGTCTTGGATCTGTACTAAATCATGTGCTCATGCATCAAACAGTAATAGGTCTAGAAGCATTAAAACAGCTAGAGCTAATGGGAGAAGAACTTCCAGACTATGTAATTGGATGTGTTGGTGGTGGAAGTAATTTTGCAGGTCTAGCGTATCCGTTTTACTATGATGCTGTAGTTAGAGGCAAGAAGCGAGACATAAAGTTCATAGCTGTAGAACCCAAGGCAGTTCCATCAATGACTAGAGGGATCTATACATATGATTATGGAGATACAGCTAGATTAACGCCATTGATAAAGATGTACACAGTAGGTCACAAATACATACCACCGCCGATTCATGCAGGCGGTTTAAGGTACCATGGAGCGGCGCCCACACTTGCCCTATTAGTTAAAAACAAAGTAGTTACACCAATAGCATATCATCAAACAGAGGTATTTGAGGCAGCGAAAATCTTTGCGCAAGTAGAGGGAATTGTACCTGCACCAGAATCTGCTCACGCAGTTAAGAGTGTCATAGATGTTGCTTTAGAAGCGAAGAAAAAGAACGAAAAGATAGTAATATTATTCAACATGAGTGGTCATGGGTTGCTAGATCTAACTGGTTACCAAGAGTATCTAGAAGGGAAACTGAAAGATTATGAGCCAAAAGAAATAGATTTAACGTACATACCTAAACTGTAG
- a CDS encoding carbohydrate kinase family protein, whose protein sequence is MSKRYDLVAVGHALVDIRIVVNRFPQADEEAKVVSQVWGAGGSAVNVAIDGCRLGLKTAVIAKIGFDSFGRIIVDELLKEGVDITGLRVSSKGQTGFTIVVIDSNGDIVMYGYKGVAEELEPNDIVDDIIASSRYVHIASLRVDTSLRVIEIAKKNNVKVSWDPGRVLSTKGLKELETLIKQVDIVTLNYKEAATLTQIESDNYREAARILKNLGPELVAVKLGPRGVYILGDGVDEEVPAVKTDKVVDRTGAGDAFISGLISGFIRGYTVKKAALYANAVAALKITKLGSHEAPRHSDVVEYLWEAV, encoded by the coding sequence TTGTCTAAGAGATACGATCTTGTTGCTGTAGGTCATGCTCTAGTAGATATAAGGATAGTTGTGAATAGGTTTCCACAAGCTGATGAAGAAGCCAAGGTTGTTAGCCAGGTTTGGGGTGCAGGAGGATCAGCTGTAAATGTTGCCATCGATGGTTGTAGACTTGGCTTAAAAACGGCTGTTATAGCCAAGATAGGTTTTGATAGTTTTGGAAGAATTATTGTTGATGAGCTTCTTAAGGAAGGTGTAGATATAACTGGTTTAAGGGTTTCATCGAAAGGTCAAACAGGATTCACCATAGTTGTTATAGACAGTAATGGTGATATAGTTATGTATGGTTATAAAGGTGTTGCAGAAGAACTAGAACCAAACGATATTGTGGATGACATTATTGCTAGCTCTAGATATGTACATATAGCCAGTCTTAGGGTAGATACATCATTAAGGGTTATCGAAATAGCTAAGAAGAATAATGTTAAAGTTTCCTGGGATCCAGGTAGAGTGCTTTCAACAAAAGGATTAAAAGAGCTCGAAACCCTGATTAAGCAGGTAGATATAGTTACACTCAATTATAAAGAAGCTGCAACACTAACACAAATAGAATCTGATAACTATAGAGAAGCGGCGAGAATCTTGAAGAACTTAGGACCCGAACTAGTAGCAGTAAAGCTTGGTCCAAGAGGGGTTTATATCCTAGGTGATGGAGTAGATGAAGAAGTACCAGCTGTAAAGACAGATAAAGTAGTTGATAGGACTGGTGCTGGAGATGCCTTTATATCAGGCCTTATATCTGGATTCATAAGGGGTTATACGGTAAAGAAGGCGGCTCTATACGCAAATGCTGTAGCAGCTCTAAAAATAACGAAGTTAGGATCTCATGAAGCTCCTAGACATAGCGATGTAGTTGAATATCTTTGGGAAGCTGTCTAA
- a CDS encoding radical SAM protein translates to MPELVINVSNIISSLCYTILKLEPYTICPFRCVYCYSRWYMKSPSRYVYPRPKALGMFREVILKIYRRSLKPIPFRLSTLVDPFPPHEQLYRVSENILRVALEYSYPLVINTKSIYFLHQPLKSYVEKLLDDRLTILQISISTLNNDITQVIEPRAPEAKKRLNAIKQLGSTDIPLVLRISPYIPYTSPTQSRDIEHLVYLARDLGFKHIIVEALRMETNNIRNLLEYLNITETEIDIDSYSLREVEGLKPLARISLHLLEKTYTMLSNELKKHGITFATCKEGLFDLHTASDCCGIYLLKEYIVRATLQDVYRYVTEMNINSHQELQNIEVVENLCKKYSRLCLDELHLYPKNISKTLRYHEKKMFKVLQNIDLLKHIAPHLAKEFIAT, encoded by the coding sequence ATGCCTGAACTTGTGATAAATGTTAGCAATATTATATCATCTCTATGCTATACTATACTTAAGCTAGAGCCTTACACAATATGTCCATTTAGATGTGTCTATTGTTACTCTAGATGGTATATGAAGTCTCCTTCAAGGTATGTGTATCCAAGACCTAAGGCTTTAGGTATGTTTAGAGAAGTGATTCTAAAGATTTATAGGAGAAGTTTAAAGCCTATTCCCTTCAGACTTTCAACACTTGTTGATCCTTTCCCTCCCCATGAACAGCTCTATAGAGTATCAGAAAATATATTGAGAGTAGCTCTTGAATACAGCTACCCCTTGGTTATCAACACAAAAAGCATCTATTTTCTTCATCAACCTCTAAAAAGTTATGTAGAGAAACTATTAGATGATAGATTAACTATTCTACAGATATCTATATCAACACTTAACAATGATATTACTCAAGTAATTGAGCCAAGAGCACCAGAAGCGAAAAAGAGATTGAATGCAATTAAACAACTCGGTTCTACAGATATCCCGCTGGTTTTAAGGATTTCTCCATATATACCTTACACATCGCCTACACAATCAAGAGATATAGAGCATCTAGTTTATCTAGCTAGAGACCTAGGCTTTAAACATATAATTGTTGAAGCACTTAGAATGGAAACAAACAACATAAGAAATCTTCTTGAATATCTAAACATTACTGAAACTGAAATAGATATAGATAGCTACAGCTTAAGAGAAGTAGAGGGTTTAAAGCCTTTAGCTAGAATATCTCTTCACCTACTAGAGAAAACATATACTATGTTAAGTAACGAACTGAAAAAACATGGAATAACGTTTGCTACATGTAAAGAAGGTTTATTTGATCTTCATACAGCTTCTGATTGCTGTGGTATATATCTATTGAAAGAATACATTGTTAGAGCAACACTACAAGATGTGTATAGATATGTCACAGAAATGAATATAAATTCTCATCAAGAACTCCAGAATATTGAAGTAGTTGAAAATTTATGCAAGAAGTATTCTAGACTATGCTTGGATGAATTACATCTATATCCAAAAAACATTTCGAAAACATTAAGGTATCACGAGAAAAAGATGTTTAAAGTTCTTCAAAATATAGACCTCTTAAAGCATATAGCTCCTCATCTAGCTAAAGAATTTATAGCTACTTAG
- a CDS encoding peroxiredoxin: protein MPGEIPLIGEQFPKMVVQTTHGVKTLPDDYRDKWLVLFSHPADFTPVCTTEFVAFAKRYNDFVKLNVELLGLSVDSTFSHIKWIEWIKEKLGVEIPFPIIADPRGEVSSKLGMLHAQSATHTVRAVFIVDPNGIIRAILYYPQELGRNIDEILRMILALQVSEKLKGAIPANWPNNEIVGEKIIVPPAKTVQEASERVKQYECLDWWLCCKPGDSEAANEARRYLRRAAGVV from the coding sequence ATGCCTGGAGAAATACCTCTAATAGGTGAACAATTTCCAAAAATGGTTGTACAAACAACACATGGAGTAAAAACTCTTCCAGACGACTATAGAGATAAGTGGCTTGTACTATTTAGTCATCCAGCAGATTTTACACCAGTATGTACTACCGAATTTGTGGCATTTGCAAAAAGGTATAATGATTTCGTGAAGCTTAATGTAGAGCTACTCGGTCTTAGTGTGGACAGTACATTTAGTCACATCAAGTGGATTGAATGGATTAAAGAGAAACTTGGTGTAGAGATACCATTCCCAATAATAGCTGATCCAAGAGGAGAAGTATCCTCGAAGCTTGGCATGCTTCATGCACAATCAGCTACACATACAGTTAGAGCAGTATTCATAGTGGATCCCAATGGGATTATAAGAGCTATACTCTACTATCCACAAGAACTCGGAAGAAACATCGATGAAATACTGAGAATGATACTAGCACTACAAGTTAGTGAAAAACTGAAGGGGGCCATACCAGCTAACTGGCCAAATAATGAAATTGTTGGAGAGAAGATCATTGTACCACCAGCTAAAACAGTACAAGAAGCTAGTGAAAGAGTTAAACAATATGAATGTCTAGATTGGTGGTTGTGCTGTAAACCAGGAGATTCAGAAGCAGCTAATGAAGCTAGAAGATACTTAAGAAGAGCTGCGGGTGTGGTATAG
- a CDS encoding bifunctional hydroxymethylpyrimidine kinase/phosphomethylpyrimidine kinase: MKKALTIAGSDSGGGAGIQADLKTFAALGVHGMSVITSVTAQNTYEVRAVHDIPLDIIKTQFEAVVEDIGVDAAKTGMLSRYEVVELVSSLIKSYSIPVVVDPVMVAKSGAPLLKENAVEALIKYLIPIATVVTPNRFEAEKLTSIAIKSIDDAKRAARKIVEDLGARAAIVKGGHMEGEDSIDILYVDGVYREFRAKRIETRNTHGTGCSFSAAIAAELAKGKNIVEAVKTAKEFITIAIEHGLPIGKGHGPVNPMAWLYIPAERYKVLEDLKKAIDILEANSNIVVPLIPEVGMNIAVSLPKPYARSLNDVAAIPGRIVRAGNKIKVVSSPEFGASKHMARAILKAIEYNENVRAVANIKFSEKIIEIARELGFTVAFYDRSKEPPEIKSIEGGSIPWGIEQAIKMLNNKVPDIVYHRGDWGKEPMINIFGRTATEVVEKMLILAEKLFGLEKQS, from the coding sequence ATGAAGAAGGCTTTAACTATAGCTGGTAGTGATTCAGGTGGAGGTGCAGGTATACAAGCAGATCTAAAGACATTTGCTGCTCTAGGTGTTCATGGAATGAGCGTGATAACTTCTGTAACTGCTCAAAATACTTACGAGGTTAGAGCTGTTCACGATATTCCTCTAGACATAATAAAAACTCAGTTTGAAGCTGTTGTAGAAGATATAGGTGTTGATGCTGCTAAAACGGGGATGCTTAGCAGATATGAAGTAGTTGAACTAGTCTCTTCTCTAATAAAGAGCTATAGTATACCTGTTGTTGTAGACCCGGTTATGGTTGCTAAAAGTGGTGCTCCTCTCCTTAAGGAAAATGCTGTTGAAGCTTTAATCAAATATCTAATACCTATAGCAACAGTTGTTACACCAAATAGATTTGAGGCAGAAAAGCTCACAAGTATAGCAATAAAAAGTATAGATGATGCTAAAAGAGCTGCTAGAAAGATAGTTGAAGATCTTGGTGCTCGTGCAGCTATTGTTAAAGGTGGACATATGGAGGGTGAAGACTCTATAGATATACTCTACGTAGATGGAGTTTATAGAGAGTTCAGAGCCAAAAGGATAGAGACTAGGAATACTCATGGAACTGGATGTAGCTTTTCTGCAGCTATAGCAGCAGAACTTGCCAAAGGCAAGAACATTGTTGAAGCTGTCAAGACAGCCAAAGAGTTCATAACCATAGCTATAGAGCATGGATTACCCATAGGCAAGGGTCATGGTCCTGTGAATCCTATGGCATGGCTATATATACCGGCGGAAAGGTATAAGGTTCTAGAGGATTTAAAGAAAGCTATAGATATTCTTGAAGCTAACAGCAATATTGTGGTGCCTCTCATCCCTGAAGTTGGTATGAATATAGCTGTATCTCTTCCTAAACCATATGCTAGAAGCTTAAACGATGTAGCAGCAATACCGGGTAGAATTGTGAGAGCTGGAAACAAGATTAAGGTTGTTTCTTCTCCAGAATTTGGGGCATCTAAACACATGGCTAGAGCTATCCTAAAAGCTATAGAGTACAATGAGAATGTAAGAGCTGTAGCCAATATAAAGTTCAGCGAAAAAATCATTGAGATAGCTAGAGAACTAGGTTTTACAGTAGCTTTCTATGACAGATCTAAAGAACCTCCAGAGATAAAGAGTATTGAAGGAGGATCTATACCGTGGGGTATAGAGCAGGCTATCAAGATGTTAAACAATAAGGTTCCTGATATAGTTTACCATAGAGGGGATTGGGGGAAAGAACCAATGATAAACATCTTTGGTAGAACAGCTACAGAAGTTGTTGAAAAAATGTTGATTCTAGCTGAAAAACTCTTCGGCTTAGAGAAACAGTCTTGA
- a CDS encoding TldD/PmbA family protein, whose translation MDEDLALYAIDYACKLGAYYAEARLHRIDGFTIVSRNGSIIGAGKSVSHGIGVRVLVDGALGFASTNMLNRDSVRNVIEKAYSYAKAHAKIMKKPIVFSPAKVGRASYNVVEKKRFTDISLDEKIALHNNLWSALHNVVSEAKVATFFLGYNESIEEKVVVNSDGAFVKSYIPRLMVYYNIVVAHPQKGFLQRFEEIGGSGGVEQLDTWRLEEEIPKNIKIYEQILLSAIEPPKEEIPVVVGSEIVGLVVHESCGHPSEADRILGREAAQAGKSFIRQDMIGYRIGNEYAIVIDDPTIPGGFGFYLYDDEGVPARPKHLYKEGVINEFLHNRWTAYIFGVESNGSARSMSYMGEPIIRMSNTYLKPGDYRFEELIEDIDQGIYIKSYMEWNIDDERWSQRYVGLEAYLVEKGELTKYVRNPVLELTTKAFYSSIDAVGRELRFSAGTCGKGEPMQGVPVWFGGPDVRLKKIRLGVA comes from the coding sequence ATGGATGAAGACTTAGCTCTCTATGCCATCGATTATGCCTGCAAACTAGGAGCGTATTACGCTGAAGCTAGGCTACATAGAATTGATGGTTTCACTATAGTTTCAAGAAACGGTTCAATCATTGGTGCAGGAAAAAGTGTTAGTCATGGTATTGGTGTAAGAGTTTTAGTTGATGGAGCTCTAGGTTTCGCATCAACAAACATGCTAAATAGAGACTCTGTTAGAAATGTTATTGAAAAAGCATATAGTTATGCTAAAGCTCATGCAAAAATCATGAAGAAACCTATAGTTTTTTCACCAGCTAAAGTTGGTAGAGCTAGCTATAATGTTGTTGAAAAGAAGAGGTTTACAGATATCTCGCTAGACGAGAAGATAGCTCTACACAACAATTTATGGAGCGCACTACATAATGTTGTTTCAGAAGCCAAAGTAGCAACATTCTTTTTAGGTTATAACGAGTCTATTGAAGAAAAAGTTGTTGTAAATAGTGATGGTGCTTTCGTTAAAAGTTACATACCCAGACTTATGGTTTACTACAATATTGTTGTAGCTCATCCACAGAAAGGTTTTCTACAAAGGTTTGAGGAAATTGGAGGTAGTGGAGGAGTAGAACAACTAGATACATGGAGACTCGAGGAAGAGATTCCGAAAAACATCAAGATATACGAACAGATACTGTTATCAGCTATAGAGCCTCCAAAAGAGGAGATACCTGTTGTTGTTGGTAGCGAAATTGTTGGTCTAGTGGTGCATGAAAGTTGTGGTCATCCTAGTGAAGCCGACCGTATATTAGGTAGAGAAGCGGCGCAAGCTGGTAAAAGCTTCATAAGGCAGGACATGATTGGTTACAGAATCGGTAATGAGTATGCCATAGTCATAGATGATCCCACAATACCTGGAGGTTTTGGTTTCTATCTATACGATGATGAAGGTGTTCCAGCAAGACCAAAGCATCTATACAAGGAAGGTGTAATAAATGAATTTCTACACAACCGCTGGACTGCATATATCTTTGGTGTAGAAAGTAATGGTTCAGCTAGATCTATGAGCTATATGGGTGAACCTATAATAAGGATGTCTAATACATACCTAAAGCCAGGTGACTACAGATTTGAAGAACTTATAGAGGACATAGATCAAGGAATCTACATCAAAAGCTATATGGAGTGGAATATTGATGACGAGAGATGGAGCCAGAGATATGTAGGTCTTGAAGCGTATCTGGTAGAGAAAGGTGAGCTCACTAAGTACGTTAGAAACCCCGTATTAGAGCTAACCACTAAAGCATTCTATAGCTCTATAGACGCTGTAGGTAGAGAGCTAAGGTTTAGTGCAGGTACTTGTGGTAAAGGTGAACCAATGCAAGGTGTACCTGTGTGGTTCGGTGGCCCTGATGTGAGGCTTAAGAAGATTAGACTGGGTGTAGCATAG
- a CDS encoding TldD/PmbA family protein, with translation MEIDVHDLSVELTEKALREGFDEAIAIVTKRSTVMTKLANSEISVIQRWNTLGIDLYLAKDRRIIILSLEPSRAEDIDKSIKDLLSIAPKILESQLYAPLPQLESIEPLNVVDTLVIEAMDRIDDIAEQVIEVSHRERIDSVAGMIQLNYTERSLSSSKGASATERKTSTTTYVRAFSGQGSGQWCHTSTKLDLNNIREVALIASRFAVDSRNKREIEPDRYDIILSPMVFGNLLNYIVDMASAFSVMMGASIFMNRAIGDKVASENLTIHDVPRDIELPGATGFDDEAMKTFNKPVIEKGKLKTLLHNTKTATIMKARSTGNAGWIQPRPWSIAVKSGDATVDEMIANVHKGLVITNNWYTRLQNYVEGTFSTIARDAIFLIENNRVVGAVNKIRIADNLNNLLSNIDMIGRDLYSMQWWEIGTPVRAPYVLVRNIRTSKHFI, from the coding sequence ATGGAAATAGATGTACATGATCTATCGGTTGAACTTACAGAGAAAGCTCTTAGAGAAGGTTTCGATGAAGCTATAGCTATTGTTACGAAGAGAAGTACCGTTATGACCAAGTTAGCGAATAGTGAGATAAGCGTTATACAGAGATGGAATACCCTAGGTATAGACCTGTATTTAGCAAAAGATAGAAGGATAATTATATTATCACTAGAACCTAGTAGGGCGGAAGATATAGATAAATCGATAAAGGATCTTCTGTCTATTGCTCCAAAAATCCTCGAGTCACAACTTTATGCACCACTACCTCAACTAGAATCGATAGAGCCTCTAAATGTTGTAGATACTTTGGTAATAGAAGCTATGGATAGAATTGATGATATTGCTGAACAAGTTATTGAGGTTAGTCACAGAGAAAGAATAGATAGTGTTGCAGGTATGATTCAATTAAACTATACAGAGAGATCGCTATCTTCATCAAAAGGTGCTTCAGCAACAGAACGAAAAACAAGTACAACTACCTACGTAAGAGCGTTTTCTGGACAAGGATCAGGACAATGGTGCCACACATCAACAAAACTTGATCTGAATAATATTAGAGAGGTAGCTCTAATAGCATCTAGATTTGCTGTAGACTCTAGGAACAAGAGAGAAATAGAGCCTGATAGATATGACATTATATTAAGCCCTATGGTGTTTGGAAATTTACTCAATTACATAGTTGATATGGCTTCAGCTTTCTCGGTAATGATGGGTGCATCAATATTTATGAATAGAGCAATAGGTGATAAAGTTGCTTCAGAAAACCTTACGATACATGATGTACCTAGGGATATAGAGCTTCCAGGAGCCACAGGTTTTGATGACGAAGCTATGAAGACATTCAATAAACCTGTTATCGAGAAAGGAAAACTAAAGACTCTGCTACATAATACAAAAACAGCAACAATTATGAAAGCTAGAAGTACTGGTAATGCTGGATGGATTCAACCAAGGCCTTGGAGCATAGCTGTAAAATCTGGAGATGCTACTGTAGACGAAATGATTGCGAATGTGCATAAAGGTCTGGTAATAACTAACAATTGGTACACCAGATTACAAAACTATGTAGAAGGAACATTTTCGACTATAGCTAGAGACGCAATATTTTTAATTGAAAACAATAGAGTAGTAGGAGCTGTTAACAAGATAAGAATAGCAGATAATCTCAATAACTTATTGAGCAACATAGACATGATTGGAAGAGACCTATATAGTATGCAATGGTGGGAGATAGGAACACCAGTAAGAGCACCGTATGTATTGGTAAGAAACATAAGGACATCTAAACATTTCATCTAA
- a CDS encoding GMP synthase, with protein MSELIVSIDELINRLRALYRDIDCAVACVSGGVDSTTSAVLAKKALGDKVYPVFINTGFMRMNEGARVREALKGILDLEIYDFSEEIISRIEGLEDAEEKRIAFRDAFYMSVKKIAEEKKCGWIVQGTIKADVVETIGKIKTQHNVLTDELLKRYGLKVIEPVIDLYKHEVRALAKQLGLPKWLAERQPFPGPGLLVRTVGKLYREKLELVRKATAIVEERLNGRGYSQYFPAIWEHDILDKGVMGDIEYLVFKVKATGVIDGRRIYGHPVMVRRYHQVTDIYTFYRQFNSENYPHVLLQLREKEDGEFVIAIRIVKTEDYMVAEVPRIDIYKELKELAEELLSLPKIKAIAFDVTPKPPATIEYE; from the coding sequence ATGTCTGAATTAATTGTATCTATAGATGAGCTTATCAATAGACTCAGAGCTCTATATAGAGATATAGATTGTGCTGTCGCTTGTGTAAGTGGCGGTGTTGATAGCACAACTTCGGCTGTCTTAGCAAAGAAAGCCTTAGGGGATAAGGTGTATCCAGTATTCATTAACACAGGTTTTATGAGAATGAATGAAGGAGCTAGGGTTAGAGAAGCTCTAAAGGGTATTCTAGATTTAGAGATATACGATTTCTCTGAAGAGATCATATCTAGAATCGAAGGTCTTGAAGATGCTGAAGAAAAGAGGATAGCATTTAGAGATGCCTTCTATATGTCTGTAAAGAAGATAGCAGAGGAAAAGAAATGTGGATGGATTGTTCAAGGAACTATCAAGGCTGATGTTGTTGAAACTATAGGCAAAATTAAGACGCAGCACAATGTATTGACTGATGAGCTTCTTAAGCGCTATGGATTAAAGGTTATCGAACCTGTGATAGATCTATACAAACATGAAGTTAGAGCTTTAGCTAAACAGCTAGGTCTTCCTAAGTGGCTTGCAGAAAGACAGCCATTTCCTGGACCAGGCCTACTGGTTCGTACTGTTGGTAAACTATATAGAGAAAAGTTGGAACTTGTTAGAAAAGCTACAGCTATTGTTGAAGAAAGGCTTAACGGAAGAGGATATAGTCAGTATTTCCCAGCTATATGGGAACATGATATCCTAGACAAAGGTGTCATGGGCGATATCGAATATTTGGTATTCAAAGTTAAAGCAACAGGTGTTATAGATGGTAGAAGGATCTACGGTCATCCGGTTATGGTTAGAAGATATCATCAGGTTACGGATATATACACTTTCTATAGACAATTCAATTCAGAGAATTATCCACATGTACTCCTACAGCTTAGAGAAAAAGAAGATGGGGAATTCGTTATAGCTATAAGGATTGTTAAAACTGAAGACTATATGGTTGCAGAAGTGCCTAGAATAGATATCTATAAAGAGCTTAAGGAGTTAGCTGAAGAACTTCTATCTTTACCCAAGATAAAGGCCATAGCATTTGATGTGACACCTAAACCACCTGCAACAATAGAATATGAATAA
- a CDS encoding endonuclease V, whose protein sequence is MEQVLKEYSINSWCNFTKIGILDFNISRAKSLQERLSTFVRIEPLTLEAVEIIVGVDVGYRESIGVGVAVAYSVKRNREVCHTAVVGDVAVPYIPGLLAFREAPIMIAAIKELIHKCTDFDIVMVNGHGITHPRKFGIASHIGVALEKPSIGVARSILYGDIVIVENKKIIVVDGIKAGYIIETEWSGEIYVSVGHRITPDEALTVVKATWNKELPLPNPLYMADSLTKKYRKYIKR, encoded by the coding sequence TTGGAACAAGTTCTTAAAGAATATAGTATTAATTCCTGGTGTAATTTTACGAAAATAGGTATACTTGATTTTAATATATCAAGGGCTAAATCTCTACAAGAACGTTTAAGCACTTTTGTAAGAATTGAGCCTCTTACTCTAGAAGCCGTAGAGATTATTGTAGGTGTTGATGTAGGGTATAGAGAGTCTATAGGTGTAGGTGTTGCTGTAGCATATAGCGTTAAAAGAAATAGAGAGGTGTGCCATACTGCTGTAGTAGGCGATGTTGCTGTACCCTATATTCCGGGTCTTTTAGCATTTAGAGAAGCACCAATAATGATTGCAGCGATTAAGGAACTCATACATAAGTGTACTGATTTCGATATAGTTATGGTTAATGGACATGGGATTACACATCCAAGAAAATTCGGTATAGCATCACATATAGGTGTAGCTCTAGAAAAACCATCAATTGGTGTAGCTAGAAGTATTCTCTACGGAGATATCGTGATTGTAGAGAATAAGAAAATAATTGTTGTTGATGGAATTAAAGCTGGATACATTATCGAGACTGAATGGAGTGGAGAAATATATGTATCTGTAGGCCATAGAATAACACCAGATGAAGCTTTAACTGTTGTTAAAGCTACATGGAATAAGGAGCTTCCTCTACCAAATCCCTTATATATGGCAGATAGTCTAACCAAGAAGTACAGAAAATATATCAAAAGATAA
- the psmB gene encoding archaeal proteasome endopeptidase complex subunit beta — translation MAYERAMIGATAVGIKVNNGIVIGAEKRVSYGGFVLSKVGKKVFVIGDRMAMAAAGLFGDMQTISRLIVAEIMYRERLTSRKISVRAAAKLLSAILYSYKLMPFISEIIFAGYDSDGYHLYVLDPIGSLIEDDYAAVGTGGAIAIGIIESNYNKNMTLDEAEELCIKSIKAAASRDAVSGDGIDTAVITSNGIREKTIPLT, via the coding sequence ATGGCTTATGAAAGAGCTATGATAGGCGCAACAGCTGTAGGTATAAAGGTAAATAACGGTATAGTTATTGGAGCAGAGAAGAGAGTTAGTTACGGTGGATTTGTTCTCAGTAAGGTTGGTAAGAAGGTTTTTGTTATAGGCGATAGAATGGCTATGGCTGCAGCAGGTCTTTTCGGTGATATGCAGACTATAAGTAGATTAATTGTAGCTGAAATTATGTATAGAGAGCGACTAACTTCAAGAAAGATAAGTGTTAGAGCTGCCGCTAAACTTTTGTCAGCTATTCTCTATAGCTATAAGCTTATGCCATTCATATCAGAAATCATCTTTGCTGGATATGATTCTGATGGATATCATCTCTACGTTCTTGATCCTATAGGATCGCTGATAGAAGATGATTATGCTGCTGTAGGTACTGGGGGAGCTATAGCTATAGGTATCATAGAGAGTAACTATAACAAGAATATGACTCTAGATGAAGCTGAAGAATTGTGCATAAAGTCTATCAAAGCTGCTGCATCTAGAGATGCTGTTTCTGGTGATGGTATAGATACAGCTGTTATTACTAGTAATGGTATTAGGGAGAAGACTATACCTTTAACCTAG